Within the Achromobacter spanius genome, the region TTGATCGCCTGCAAGCCATGATGCAGAACATGGAGCAGCAGACGCGCGCCATGAATGACAGCCAATTGGCCAGCCAGGACGCCTTTCAGGGCAAGGCCGAAGCCGCCTACGCCCGACTGGCGTCAGTGATGGAACAGTCCATGAAGGAAGGCGTTGCCGAAAGCGCGCGTTCCGCCGGGGTGGCCTTGCAGCCGGTCGTGCAGGCCACGATGGAAAGCCTGTCGCGCGAAACCGCCAGCCTGCAAGACACGGTGGCGCAAGCCGTGCAGCAACAACTGAGCAGCCTGACCTCGGGCTTCCAGGCGTCCACCGCCAACGTGGCCGACATCTGGAACCAGGCGCTGGCCGGCCAGCAACGCGCAAGCGAAACGCTGGCGCAAGACCTGCGCGACTCGATGGACCGCTTTGCCGAAACCTTCGAGCAACGCTCGGCCGCGCTGCTGGACGGCGTGTCCGCGCGCCTGGAGGCGTCGTCGGGCAATATGTCGGAAGCCTGGACTTCCGCGCTGTCGCGCCAGGAACGCGTCAGCGAAAAACTGGCGGGCGACAACCTGCAAGCGCTGACCGCCGCCGCCGCCAGCTTCGAACAGCACTCGGCGTCGCTGCTGCGCACGCTGAACGATTCGCACACGCTCTTGCAATCGGACCTGGCCTCGCGCGATCAACAGCGCCTGGCGGCGTGGGCCGAGACCCTGGGCGCCATGGGCGCCACGCTGCGCCAGGAATGGGAACAGGCCGGCACGCAAGCCGCCGACCGCCAACAGGCCATCAGCGACACGCTGGCGCAGACCGTGCGCGACATCAACGCCCAGGCCGCCGCGCAAGCCCGCGTGCTGGAAGCCGTGTCGACCCGCATGGAAGCCGCCGCCAACAGCGTGTCGGACCGCTGGAACAGCGCGCTAAGCCGCCACGAACAAGTCAGCGAGAAGCTGGCGCAAGACAATCAGCAAGCCTTGACGACAGCGGCCGCCGCGTTCGAGGCGCATTCGGCGTCGCTGCTGCGCACGCTGGACCAGTCGCACGCCGAGCTGCAAGCGGCCCTGGCCGCCAAGGACCAGGAACGTCTGTCCGCCTGGACCGACACGCTGGCCGCCATGGCCGCCACCTTGGGCCAGGAATGGAAGGCAGCCGGCGACCAGAGCGTGGCGCGCCAACAGGAAATCAGCGACGCGCTGGCCCTGACCGCGCAGAACGTCACCGGCCAGACCGAAGCACAGTCCCGTCTGCTGGACAGCGTGTCGACCCGCCTGGAAAGCGCGGCCGGCAGCGTGACCCAGGCCTGGACCGAGGCGCAGACCCGCCAGGCGCAGCTGGGCGAGAAGCTGGCCGCCGACAACCAGCAAGCCCTGAGCACCGCCGCCGCCGCGTTCGAGCAGCACTCGGCGGCGCTATTGCGCACGCTGGACCAATCGCACGCGGACCTGCAAGCCGCGCTGGCGGCCAAGGACGAAGAACGCTTGTCGGCCTGGACCGCCAAGCTGGCCGCCATGGCTGACGCGCTGGGCCAGGAATGGGAACTGGCCAGCGCGCAGGCCGCCACCCGCCAGCAGGAACTGACGCAGGCGCTGGGACAGGCCACGCAAGAGATCACGACGCAGACGCAGGCGCAGGCCGGCGTGCTGGAAAGCGTGTCCACGCGCCTGGAAACCGCCGCCAGCCAGGTCACGCAAGCCTGGACCGACGCGCAGACGCGCCAGGAACAGCTAGGCCAGCAATTGGCCGAGGCCAATCAGCAGGCGCTGGAGGCGGCCGCGGCCACCTTCGAGCAGCACTCGACAGCGCTCTTGCACACGCTGGACCAGTCGCACGCGGACCTGCAAGCAACGCTGGCCGCCAAGGACGAAGAACGCCTGTCCGCCTGGACCGCCAAGCTGGCCGCGCTGGCCGACACGCTGGCGCAAACCGCGCACGGCATCACCGCGCAAACGCAAGCCCACGCCAGCGAGACCATTGCGGAAATCGGCCGCCTGGTGCAGGCCGCGTCGGAAGCGCCGAAGGCCGCCGCCGACGTCATCGGCGAACTGCGCCAGAAGCTGTCCGACAGCATGGTGCGCGACAACGACATGCTGCAAGAGCGCAACCGTTTGCTGGACACGCTGGACACCTTGCTCAACGCCGTCAACCACACCGCCGCCGAACAACGCTCGGCGGTGGACGCGCTGCTGGCCTCGTCGGCCGAATTGCTGGAGCGCGTGGGCACGCAGTTCACCGAACGCGTCGAAGCCGAAACCGGCAAGCTGACGGACGTGGCGGCGCACGTCACCACCAGCGCAGTGGAAGTCGCCAGCCTGGGCGAATCGTTCGGCGCGGCGGTGCAGTTGTTCGGCGAGTCCAACAACACGCTGGTGGCGCACCTGCAACGCATCGAAGCCGCGCTGGACAAGTCCATTGCGCGGGGCGACGAGCAACTGTCCTACTACGTGGCGCAGGCGCGCGAAGTGGTGGACCTGAGCCTGATGTCGCAAAAGCAGATTATTGAAAACCTGCAGCAGTTGGCCGTCCAGCGCGCTGCCGCCAGCGCGGAAACCGCATGAGCGACGACATCGACGGCGGCATCGAGCCTTCCGCCCCCGCCTGGGCCGTCTTCGGCGACCTGATGTCGGTGCTGCTGGGCGCGTTCGTGCTGATCCTGGTCAGCGTGATCGGCATGCAGTTGCAGTTGTCGACGCAGCTGGAAGAAGAGGTCAAGCAGCGCCAGGAAGAAACGCAGCGCCGCGAAACGCTGGAACAGGCGCTGGCGGTTCCGCTGGCAGCGGGCCGCGTGACCTTGGTCAATGGCCGCATCGGCATCAGTGGCAGCGTGCTGTTTGCGCTGAACTCCGACCAGTTGCAGCCGGAAGGCCGCGAGATTCTGAAATCGCTGATTGAACCGCTGTCTACGTACCTGAAAACGCACGACGAAATTCTGATGGTCAGCGGCTATACCGACAACCAGCAGGTGCACGAGGGCAACCGCCGCTTTGCGGACAACTGGGATTTGTCGGCGCAGCGCGCCCTGACGGTCACGCGCGCCTTGATCGACGAAGGCGTGCCGTCTTCCACGGTGTTCGCGGCGGCGTTCGGGTCGGAGCAGCCGGTGGCGTCCAACGCCGACGAGGACGGCCGCGCCAAGAATCGCCGGGTGGAAATCACCCCCATCCCCAAGCAAGCCGATGCCCCGGGAAAGCCGCGTGAGTAGTGACGGCGGCAGCCAAGGCACGCTGGACGCGCAGGCCATTGTGGATGCGCAGGCCATGCTGGACGCTTGGCGCGACGGAGGCGCCGACCAGGCTGACCCGGTGCGCTTTCATTTCCTGCAAGCGATGGCGCGGCGCGCCGCCGTGCTGGCCGGCCCGGCGCGGCAGTTGCTGGATGAAAAGCTGGCGGGGCATATGTATGCCTACTCGCAGTTGCTGGATGCCGAGGCGGATGCCCATCCGGGTGCCAAACCGGATGCCGAGCCGGATGCCAAGCCAAACTCCGAACCGGGTGCCGAGCCAACCGCGCCACCGCCAGCGCAACCCACCGACGTCGCGCCCAACACGCTGGCCGGCTTGCTGGCGTATCTGGCAGACCCTGGCGCTGGCCCCGGCCAGACCACAGCGGACGCCGCCTCCCCTTGGAACCGCGACGCGCTGGGCCTGCGCGACGCTTACCCCGACGTGCAGATGCTGGAATACTTTCGCGCCGTGTGGTCGCGCGTCAGCGCTGACCGGCAGGTGCGGCAGTCGCAGCAGCAGGTGCACAAGAATGCCGGCCCGCTCAATTCCAACCAGTTGGTGCACCGTGCGCTGTCCTTGATGCGAGAACTATCGCCGGGTTATCTGCAGCAGTTCCTGTCGTACACGGACGCGCTGATGTGGATGGAGCAGATCCACGCGGCCACCGCGCCCGCCCCCAAGGAAGCCGCGCGGGGCGCCACCAAGAAAACGTCGCGGGCGAAGGCGCGGTAAGCGTAACCAAGCGTGCCGATAGGCCTGCCCAAGCGCCCCCACAGGCAGCCCCGCGATCCGGGCAACAGCGCGCGCTGCCTATAATTGCCAAAGTCAGCGCCCAGGGCCAAGGCCTGCAACCCAGTACCCCAAGCCCGTCGCCCCGACCCATCGTCCCAACTTCCGCTTTGACGGCAGCCATGCCGTGCCTCATGTCCACCTTGCCCCTACGCGTGCTGTCCATCATCCCCCCGATGACGCAGCTGAATACGCCCTACCCCTCCACCGCCTACCTGACCGGTTTCCTGCGTTCGCGCGACGTGAACGCGGTGCAGGAAGACCTGGCGCTTGCGCTGGTGTTGCGTCTGCTGTCGGCGGACGGCCTGCGCGCCGTGGCGGAACGGGTCAACGCGCTGCCGCTTGAAAAGCACACGCCCGCCATCCAGGCCTTCGTGGCGATGCAGCCGCGCTACCTGGCCACCATCGGGCCAACTATCGCGTTCTTGCAAGGGCGCGATTCCACGCTGGCGCACCGCATCGTGGGCCGCCACTTCCTGCCCGAAGGCCCGCGTTTCAGCACGCTGGACGTCTACATGGACGAAGACGGCGGCGACCCGCTGGGTTGGGCCTTCGGCGCGCTGGGGCTTCAAGACCGCGCCAAGCACCTGGCCACGCTGTACCTGAACGATTTGGCGGACGTGCTGCGCGACGCGGTGGACGATCGCTTTGAATTCGTGCGCTATGCCGAATCACTGGCAGGCAGCCAGCCCACGTTCGACCCCTTGGCCAACGCCCTGACCAGTGCGCCCACGCTAGTGGACGACACCTTGCGCGAACTGACGACCGAAGCCCTGGCGCGCCACGCGCCGACGATCGTGCTGTTGTCGGTGCCGTTTCCCGGCGCGGTATACGCGGCGTTTCGGATCGCGCAGACCATCAAGGCGCAAGACCCCAGCATCGTCACCGTGCTGGGCGGCGGCTTCGTCAATACAGAACTGCGCGAACTGAAAGACCCGCGCGTGTTCGACTACTTTGACTTCGTCTGCCTGGATGCCGGCGAACGCCCGCTCTTGGCCTTGCTGGAACACGTGCAGGGCAAGCGCTCGCGCCAGCGTCTGGTGCGCACGTTTGTGCGCAACCCGGACAGCCGCGCCGTGCAGTACGTGAACCTGGTGGAGCCCGACGTGGCCTTCGCGGAAGTGGGCACGCCCACCTGGGACGGCCTGCCGCTGGACCGCTACCTGTCGCTGCTGGACATGCTGAACCCCATGCACCGCCTCTGGAGCGACGGGCGCTGGAACAAGCTGACCGTGGCGCATGGCTGCTACTGGAAAAAATGCAGCTTCTGCGACGTCAGCCTGGACTACATCGGCCGCTATGAAGGCGCGTCGGCGTCCGTACTGGCCGACCGCATCGAAGCCATCGTGCGCGAAACCGGGCAGACCGGGTTCCATTTTGTGGACGAGGCCGCGCCGCCCAAGTCGCTCAAGGCGCTGGCCACCGAACTCATTGAGCGCAATGCAGGCATTTCGTGGTGGGGCAACATCCGCTTCGAAAAAACCTTCAGCCCCGAACTATGCGAACTGCTGGCCGACAGCGGCTGCATCGCGGTATCGGGCGGTTTGGAAGTGGCGTCCGACCGCTTGCTGAACCTGATGAAGAAAGGCGTGTCGGTCGACCAGGTGGCCCGCGTTACGCGCGCGTTTTCGGACGCCGGCATCCTGGTGCATGCCTATCTGATGTACGGCTTTCCGACGCAGACGGTGCAAGACACCGTGGATGCGCTGGAATACGTGCGCCAACTTTTTGCCAACGACTGCATCCAAAGCGGGTTCTTCCATCGCTTTGCCTGTACGGTGCATTCGCCGGTGGGCAAGAACCCCGAGGAATACGGGGTAACGCTGCAACCGCTGCCGCCCGTTACCTTCGCCAAGAACGACATCGGTTTTCATGACCCCACGGGCGTGGATCACGATGCGCTGGGCCGCGCGCTGAAGAAAGCCATCTACAACTACATGCACGGCATCGGCCTGGATGAAGACGTGCGGACGTGGTTTCCGTTCAAGGTGCCGAAAACCACGGTGTCGAAGAACCGGATCGCGCGGGCGCTCAGCCAGCAAGGCTGACGCCGGGGCAGCCTTGATTTGCACGAGGCCCCCGTCGCGCTGTACCATACGATCCATATACAAACCATATATGGATCATTCTTTATGGGCCTCGTCAAAATCTCTGAGCAGATGCATGAGAATCTGCGCGTCGCCAGCGGCGCCCTCAGCCGCTCGATCAATTCCCAAGCCGAACACTGGATGCGCATCGGCATGCTGTCCGAGCTCTATCCCGAACTGCGCCACGCGGACATCTGCCAGTTGCTGATCCGCATTGAACAGGGCGAAGGCTTCACCATTGCCTCCCTGTCCCGGCGGCTGCCGGACGCGGCCCAGGAGGTCGCGTAAATGGCACGCAAGGTTTCCATCAAGTCCGCCGCTGATATTGAAATGGCCCGCAAGGCCGGCGCCATGGCGGCCGAAGTGCTGCACATGATCGGCGAACACGT harbors:
- a CDS encoding DUF802 domain-containing protein is translated as MSKTLINFVVFLAGLAVVGWIGAGYAGSNPLALAVTLLIAVCYLAGAWELLRYQQATSSLARSTAALSEAPASLTSWLDQLHPSLRNAARLRVEGERVGLPGPALAPYLVGLLVLLGMLGTFLGMVVTLRGTGMALESATDLGAIRASLAAPVKGLGFAFGTSIAGVATSAMLGLLAALCRRERVQAAQLLDTKIATTLRVYSQSYQREESFKLLQRQAEVMQRQAEAMPTLVDRLQAMMQNMEQQTRAMNDSQLASQDAFQGKAEAAYARLASVMEQSMKEGVAESARSAGVALQPVVQATMESLSRETASLQDTVAQAVQQQLSSLTSGFQASTANVADIWNQALAGQQRASETLAQDLRDSMDRFAETFEQRSAALLDGVSARLEASSGNMSEAWTSALSRQERVSEKLAGDNLQALTAAAASFEQHSASLLRTLNDSHTLLQSDLASRDQQRLAAWAETLGAMGATLRQEWEQAGTQAADRQQAISDTLAQTVRDINAQAAAQARVLEAVSTRMEAAANSVSDRWNSALSRHEQVSEKLAQDNQQALTTAAAAFEAHSASLLRTLDQSHAELQAALAAKDQERLSAWTDTLAAMAATLGQEWKAAGDQSVARQQEISDALALTAQNVTGQTEAQSRLLDSVSTRLESAAGSVTQAWTEAQTRQAQLGEKLAADNQQALSTAAAAFEQHSAALLRTLDQSHADLQAALAAKDEERLSAWTAKLAAMADALGQEWELASAQAATRQQELTQALGQATQEITTQTQAQAGVLESVSTRLETAASQVTQAWTDAQTRQEQLGQQLAEANQQALEAAAATFEQHSTALLHTLDQSHADLQATLAAKDEERLSAWTAKLAALADTLAQTAHGITAQTQAHASETIAEIGRLVQAASEAPKAAADVIGELRQKLSDSMVRDNDMLQERNRLLDTLDTLLNAVNHTAAEQRSAVDALLASSAELLERVGTQFTERVEAETGKLTDVAAHVTTSAVEVASLGESFGAAVQLFGESNNTLVAHLQRIEAALDKSIARGDEQLSYYVAQAREVVDLSLMSQKQIIENLQQLAVQRAAASAETA
- a CDS encoding OmpA family protein, encoding MSDDIDGGIEPSAPAWAVFGDLMSVLLGAFVLILVSVIGMQLQLSTQLEEEVKQRQEETQRRETLEQALAVPLAAGRVTLVNGRIGISGSVLFALNSDQLQPEGREILKSLIEPLSTYLKTHDEILMVSGYTDNQQVHEGNRRFADNWDLSAQRALTVTRALIDEGVPSSTVFAAAFGSEQPVASNADEDGRAKNRRVEITPIPKQADAPGKPRE
- a CDS encoding DUF2894 domain-containing protein; amino-acid sequence: MSSDGGSQGTLDAQAIVDAQAMLDAWRDGGADQADPVRFHFLQAMARRAAVLAGPARQLLDEKLAGHMYAYSQLLDAEADAHPGAKPDAEPDAKPNSEPGAEPTAPPPAQPTDVAPNTLAGLLAYLADPGAGPGQTTADAASPWNRDALGLRDAYPDVQMLEYFRAVWSRVSADRQVRQSQQQVHKNAGPLNSNQLVHRALSLMRELSPGYLQQFLSYTDALMWMEQIHAATAPAPKEAARGATKKTSRAKAR
- a CDS encoding B12-binding domain-containing radical SAM protein, coding for MSTLPLRVLSIIPPMTQLNTPYPSTAYLTGFLRSRDVNAVQEDLALALVLRLLSADGLRAVAERVNALPLEKHTPAIQAFVAMQPRYLATIGPTIAFLQGRDSTLAHRIVGRHFLPEGPRFSTLDVYMDEDGGDPLGWAFGALGLQDRAKHLATLYLNDLADVLRDAVDDRFEFVRYAESLAGSQPTFDPLANALTSAPTLVDDTLRELTTEALARHAPTIVLLSVPFPGAVYAAFRIAQTIKAQDPSIVTVLGGGFVNTELRELKDPRVFDYFDFVCLDAGERPLLALLEHVQGKRSRQRLVRTFVRNPDSRAVQYVNLVEPDVAFAEVGTPTWDGLPLDRYLSLLDMLNPMHRLWSDGRWNKLTVAHGCYWKKCSFCDVSLDYIGRYEGASASVLADRIEAIVRETGQTGFHFVDEAAPPKSLKALATELIERNAGISWWGNIRFEKTFSPELCELLADSGCIAVSGGLEVASDRLLNLMKKGVSVDQVARVTRAFSDAGILVHAYLMYGFPTQTVQDTVDALEYVRQLFANDCIQSGFFHRFACTVHSPVGKNPEEYGVTLQPLPPVTFAKNDIGFHDPTGVDHDALGRALKKAIYNYMHGIGLDEDVRTWFPFKVPKTTVSKNRIARALSQQG
- a CDS encoding ParD-like family protein; this translates as MGLVKISEQMHENLRVASGALSRSINSQAEHWMRIGMLSELYPELRHADICQLLIRIEQGEGFTIASLSRRLPDAAQEVA